The following coding sequences lie in one Streptomyces sp. NBC_00377 genomic window:
- a CDS encoding ParA family protein has translation MSKSLMEWQGGRDGRPPIVAASAYKGGDGKSTFARELAWLLDAVLVDFDWDMGCSSRSMGYRHERYATYPLQTAFSKGTTPRPNIGARRADLIPSYPELVDEQPPRDEVSEHLERWARELGRPLVVDTHPGGGELTYGALNAADSVVVPAVLVKESLNALSGMVDELAQYPLIITPNKIDSPPGWARTEFRAIVERYGHRTGPLVHNEKWIGRRRLNVAISSSPVPKKAERFVASMDALAEAVINYE, from the coding sequence ATGTCTAAAAGCTTGATGGAGTGGCAGGGCGGGAGAGACGGCCGGCCGCCGATCGTCGCCGCCTCCGCGTACAAGGGGGGCGACGGTAAGAGCACGTTCGCCCGTGAGTTGGCATGGCTACTCGATGCCGTCTTGGTCGACTTCGATTGGGACATGGGCTGTAGCTCACGGTCGATGGGTTACCGGCACGAGCGGTACGCGACCTACCCCCTTCAGACTGCATTCAGCAAGGGGACGACTCCGCGTCCCAATATCGGTGCGCGCAGGGCAGATCTGATCCCCTCGTACCCGGAACTGGTCGACGAGCAGCCGCCACGCGATGAGGTATCCGAACACCTAGAGCGGTGGGCGAGGGAGCTCGGCCGGCCGTTGGTGGTGGACACCCACCCCGGAGGCGGTGAGCTCACGTACGGAGCACTGAACGCGGCGGACTCAGTCGTCGTCCCGGCCGTTCTGGTCAAGGAGTCCCTTAACGCTCTGTCCGGCATGGTCGACGAACTTGCCCAGTACCCGCTGATCATCACGCCCAACAAGATCGATTCCCCTCCCGGTTGGGCGCGCACCGAGTTCCGCGCGATCGTGGAGCGGTACGGCCACAGGACGGGGCCTCTTGTCCACAACGAGAAGTGGATTGGCAGGCGCCGCCTCAACGTGGCCATTTCGTCCAGCCCTGTCCCGAAGAAGGCTGAGCGGTTCGTTGCGTCCATGGATGCCCTGGCCGAAGCGGTGATCAACTATGAGTGA
- a CDS encoding SCO6880 family protein: MTTTTEQPPRLYGGWRRSRSLGIGLLNGGQTLVIVTSIVVPILFANVAGLRTLLVSLPLTLVVIVLACWQRHGMPLLDLAMGRARWQWAAWRGETSYRGLYLPHPKVLDLPGVLAPTKLLRVEDSSAGRAGLVWNQATGQMAATLLLSPGGALLANRSQVNANVASWGDTLAALANEDSVDAATVTLQITPASGAALGDHVRGRVDSKAPDLARATVNELVKTSPRASAQLMAWLTLVTSPGRAVDRPNSPEEAAAEAIRRLDGVDLTGVGADVLRRATDVDLVRLVRGAFRPEDADASEKDMEALTWDQAGPAAAEEGWTDYRHDGAMSVSWVLREAPRKPVTYDVLLPLMAPGRFVRRITIGYRILPTEEAAAVVERELNASDARDEYRRRSQRTTTRRERADAAAADRNAEQEAYGAGLAQWTIYITTTVTNPADLTAARREVEQIAKRAGGLRFRYAYGGQSAAFVAGLPVGVHPLA, encoded by the coding sequence ATGACAACCACCACGGAACAGCCTCCCCGCCTGTACGGCGGGTGGCGCCGGTCCCGGTCGCTCGGGATCGGCCTCCTCAACGGCGGGCAGACGCTCGTCATCGTCACCAGCATCGTTGTGCCGATCCTCTTCGCCAACGTGGCGGGGCTGCGCACCCTCCTGGTGTCGCTGCCGCTCACCCTGGTGGTCATCGTGCTGGCGTGCTGGCAGCGGCACGGCATGCCGCTGCTGGACCTGGCCATGGGCCGGGCGCGCTGGCAGTGGGCGGCCTGGCGGGGAGAGACCAGCTACCGGGGTCTGTACCTGCCGCACCCCAAGGTTCTGGACCTGCCGGGCGTGCTGGCGCCGACCAAGCTCCTGCGGGTGGAGGACTCCAGCGCGGGACGGGCGGGCCTGGTGTGGAATCAGGCAACCGGCCAGATGGCGGCAACACTGCTGCTGTCGCCGGGCGGCGCGCTGCTGGCCAACCGCTCGCAGGTAAACGCCAACGTGGCGAGCTGGGGGGACACCCTGGCCGCACTCGCCAATGAGGACAGCGTGGACGCGGCCACGGTCACACTCCAGATCACCCCGGCGTCCGGTGCCGCCCTGGGCGATCACGTGCGGGGGCGGGTCGACAGTAAGGCGCCGGACCTGGCCAGGGCGACAGTGAACGAACTCGTCAAGACCTCCCCGCGTGCCAGTGCTCAGCTCATGGCCTGGCTCACCCTCGTGACCTCGCCGGGCCGGGCGGTCGACCGCCCCAACTCCCCGGAAGAGGCGGCGGCCGAGGCTATCCGGCGCCTCGATGGCGTCGACTTGACCGGGGTCGGCGCGGACGTGCTCCGGCGGGCCACCGACGTGGACCTTGTCCGCCTCGTCCGGGGTGCCTTCCGTCCCGAGGACGCGGACGCCTCCGAAAAGGACATGGAAGCGCTGACCTGGGATCAGGCGGGGCCGGCGGCTGCCGAGGAAGGATGGACCGACTACCGCCACGACGGCGCCATGTCCGTGTCGTGGGTGCTGCGGGAAGCTCCGCGTAAGCCGGTGACGTACGACGTGCTGTTGCCGTTGATGGCTCCGGGCCGTTTCGTACGGCGGATCACCATCGGGTACCGCATCCTCCCGACCGAGGAAGCGGCTGCCGTGGTGGAGCGTGAGCTGAACGCGAGCGATGCGCGGGATGAGTACCGCCGTCGCTCACAGCGCACCACTACCCGACGCGAGCGGGCGGACGCGGCGGCGGCCGACCGCAACGCGGAACAGGAGGCGTACGGGGCTGGGCTCGCACAGTGGACGATCTACATCACCACGACCGTGACCAACCCGGCAGACCTCACCGCCGCTCGGCGGGAAGTTGAGCAGATCGCAAAGCGGGCCGGTGGCCTGCGGTTCCGGTACGCGTACGGCGGCCAGTCCGCCGCGTTCGTGGCGGGCCTCCCTGTCGGCGTGCACCCGCTCGCCTGA
- a CDS encoding ATP-binding protein — translation MAPRRGWRGAGSGRSPHVDRGAVYLGTTTEVGGLFPFVLGSPLPPEGVPIGVDLLTREMVCFDPQGWVGRLVQNPGVWIMAQPGAGKSAITKRIALVYSSYGSMIVVPGDVKGEYAPLVKGLGGQVVRIGRGLDRLNPLDSGPLRRRLHTMPEERQRVLLAEINGRRSDLLHALLATPHGLGRRATAPEANVVGAAVERVSEALTDDPVIPDVVRVLREGPKELWNKLLVDTVDDYRTLVREVTLALENLCQGPLSGLFDGPTTQPLDLDAPAVSVDLSALLTAGDQVVASGLLATWSYAYGAIDSARALGMMDRPLVLPLDEMWRALRAGPGMVEAMDGMTRLNRSKGEVTIFVTHSLRDPESLPTPEDRAKALGLMDRCDSLILGALSAGELERVNAQRPLTSEEQSLVASWSAPSITGVDGTNQRHPGRGKYLIKIGTRAGAPARLDLTEAEIKLYDTDGAMRRKVSE, via the coding sequence GTGGCTCCGCGCCGGGGCTGGCGCGGAGCCGGGTCCGGGCGGAGCCCGCACGTCGACCGTGGCGCGGTCTACCTGGGGACCACAACCGAGGTCGGTGGCCTGTTCCCCTTCGTCCTGGGGTCCCCGCTGCCTCCCGAGGGTGTGCCGATCGGCGTCGACCTCCTCACCCGCGAGATGGTGTGCTTTGACCCTCAAGGCTGGGTGGGGCGACTTGTCCAGAATCCCGGCGTGTGGATCATGGCTCAGCCTGGCGCCGGAAAGTCCGCGATCACCAAGCGGATTGCGCTGGTGTACTCCTCGTACGGATCCATGATTGTGGTCCCTGGCGATGTTAAGGGCGAGTACGCGCCCCTGGTGAAGGGGCTCGGCGGCCAGGTCGTCCGCATCGGTCGGGGCCTCGACCGCCTCAACCCGCTGGACTCCGGGCCTCTGCGGCGCCGACTGCACACGATGCCCGAAGAACGGCAAAGGGTCCTGCTGGCGGAGATCAACGGACGGCGCTCCGACCTGCTCCACGCCCTCCTCGCCACCCCGCACGGCCTCGGTCGGCGGGCCACGGCTCCCGAGGCCAACGTGGTGGGTGCGGCGGTGGAACGGGTCAGTGAGGCCCTGACCGATGACCCGGTGATCCCGGACGTGGTGCGGGTCCTGCGAGAGGGTCCCAAAGAGCTGTGGAACAAGCTTCTCGTGGACACCGTGGACGACTACCGGACGCTGGTCCGGGAAGTCACGTTGGCCCTGGAAAACCTGTGCCAGGGGCCTTTGAGCGGTCTGTTTGACGGCCCGACCACACAGCCCCTCGACCTGGACGCCCCGGCCGTGAGCGTGGACCTGTCCGCGCTCCTGACGGCTGGTGATCAGGTGGTGGCCTCGGGCCTGTTGGCCACCTGGTCGTACGCGTACGGCGCCATCGACTCGGCCAGGGCGCTGGGGATGATGGACCGCCCGTTGGTGCTGCCGCTCGATGAGATGTGGAGGGCTCTGCGGGCCGGGCCGGGCATGGTGGAGGCCATGGACGGCATGACCCGCCTCAACCGGTCCAAGGGTGAGGTGACGATCTTCGTCACGCACTCGCTCCGTGACCCTGAGTCGCTGCCGACCCCGGAAGATCGGGCCAAGGCATTGGGCCTGATGGACCGGTGCGACTCGCTCATTCTGGGCGCGCTCTCGGCGGGCGAGCTGGAGCGCGTCAACGCCCAACGGCCGCTGACGTCGGAGGAACAAAGCCTCGTGGCGTCCTGGTCCGCGCCGAGCATCACGGGCGTGGACGGCACGAATCAGCGCCACCCCGGCCGGGGCAAGTACCTGATCAAGATCGGTACGAGGGCCGGTGCCCCGGCCCGCCTCGACCTGACCGAGGCGGAAATCAAGCTGTACGACACGGATGGGGCCATGCGGCGGAAGGTGAGCGAGTGA
- a CDS encoding C40 family peptidase, with product MSTKLAAGAAAAVGGLILASVIGTAVIGDTSASAASETGVKAGVVPADFLPWVMKAGALCPEESPALIAAQLYQESKFDAAAVGPETSSGTAKGPAQFVDGTWGTWGRDDDSSGTASPYDIGDAVMAQGRYMCALIERAKSSGYPGGAVPLALAGYNAGWGRVEQYAGVPPESFAAGQTYNYVRDIVARAAEWEAAVSAVTGTGTGADAARKASMYLGLPYVWGGGTPAGPSTGFCSGNNGYLDGACFAANHQGFDCSSLVQNAWWSTTHLPRTAADQYNATASRPVSMDALQVGDLIFYSHTGSGSDSYHVVMYYGDGKVIEAPKTGKNVQVVPLYRTGGLVGATRPI from the coding sequence GTGTCAACCAAGCTCGCAGCCGGAGCCGCCGCAGCAGTCGGAGGGCTGATCCTGGCGAGCGTGATCGGGACCGCCGTCATCGGGGATACGTCCGCCTCGGCCGCCAGCGAGACCGGCGTCAAGGCCGGGGTGGTCCCCGCGGATTTCCTTCCGTGGGTGATGAAGGCCGGCGCCCTCTGCCCCGAGGAGTCGCCCGCGCTCATCGCCGCCCAGCTCTACCAAGAGAGCAAGTTCGACGCCGCTGCCGTGGGACCGGAGACCAGTTCCGGCACTGCCAAGGGTCCGGCCCAGTTCGTTGACGGCACATGGGGCACCTGGGGCCGCGACGACGACAGCAGCGGCACGGCGTCCCCCTACGACATAGGGGACGCGGTGATGGCCCAGGGGCGGTACATGTGTGCTCTCATCGAGCGAGCCAAGAGCAGCGGATACCCAGGCGGCGCCGTACCCCTGGCCCTGGCCGGATACAACGCCGGTTGGGGCCGGGTGGAGCAGTACGCGGGGGTGCCGCCGGAGTCGTTCGCGGCGGGTCAGACGTACAACTATGTGCGCGACATCGTCGCCAGGGCCGCCGAGTGGGAGGCCGCCGTCTCGGCCGTCACGGGCACGGGCACGGGCGCCGACGCTGCCCGGAAGGCCTCCATGTACCTGGGGCTTCCGTATGTGTGGGGAGGCGGAACCCCCGCCGGGCCGTCGACCGGTTTTTGTTCTGGAAACAACGGATATCTGGATGGTGCCTGTTTCGCGGCGAATCACCAGGGATTCGACTGTTCCAGCCTGGTGCAAAACGCGTGGTGGTCGACAACCCACCTCCCCCGTACCGCCGCCGATCAGTACAACGCGACCGCCTCACGCCCCGTCAGCATGGACGCGCTACAGGTGGGAGACCTGATCTTCTACTCCCACACCGGCAGCGGCAGCGACTCGTACCACGTCGTCATGTACTACGGGGACGGCAAGGTCATCGAGGCCCCCAAGACCGGCAAGAACGTGCAGGTCGTTCCGCTCTACCGCACCGGTGGATTGGTCGGTGCCACTCGTCCAATTTAG
- a CDS encoding DUF397 domain-containing protein, whose protein sequence is MDSTTGSTTPDPLADAQWFKASASGGSGGGCLEVAFLTDGNIAVRDNEDLSNPPFVVSRHVWTCFLDGAGKGEFDLPA, encoded by the coding sequence ATGGACAGCACCACCGGCAGCACCACGCCGGACCCCCTTGCCGATGCTCAGTGGTTCAAGGCATCGGCGAGCGGCGGCAGCGGCGGCGGCTGCCTCGAAGTGGCTTTTCTGACCGACGGAAATATTGCCGTCCGCGACAACGAAGACTTGAGCAACCCGCCCTTTGTCGTGAGCCGACACGTCTGGACCTGCTTCCTTGACGGAGCCGGAAAGGGCGAATTCGACCTCCCCGCCTGA
- a CDS encoding helix-turn-helix domain-containing protein has translation MSRWQLGGELRRLREAAKIKIDVVAKELKCSPTRVSRIETGHKGAVAKPDEVRTMCTMYGVTDERQIQVILDMLSNAQQRGWWDSYADVLPSGLDTYFALESGARTERAWEPLLVHGLLQTRDYARAVYSAWGAHRPSDINALVDVRAERQAGLTREADPLEFWLVLDEAVIRRPIGSPEVMKAQLHHLIDMAERPNITLQLLPFNKGGHPGLGGSFSLLEFEVDPTVVYVESLGGNLYLEKRNDVRQFVGWIDLLRATALAPDDTTALLARAAEEM, from the coding sequence ATGAGCCGATGGCAGCTCGGCGGCGAGCTGCGTCGACTCCGCGAGGCTGCCAAGATCAAGATTGACGTGGTGGCGAAGGAACTCAAATGCTCGCCCACCCGAGTCAGCCGCATCGAGACTGGTCACAAGGGCGCCGTGGCCAAGCCGGACGAAGTGCGCACGATGTGCACGATGTACGGCGTCACCGATGAGCGGCAGATCCAAGTCATCCTCGACATGCTCAGCAACGCACAGCAACGGGGCTGGTGGGACTCGTACGCGGATGTCCTGCCGTCCGGGCTTGACACGTACTTCGCTCTGGAGTCCGGAGCACGAACCGAACGGGCATGGGAACCCCTGCTCGTCCACGGCCTCCTCCAGACCCGCGATTACGCCCGAGCCGTCTACTCCGCGTGGGGCGCTCACCGCCCGTCAGACATCAACGCCCTCGTGGACGTACGCGCCGAGCGGCAAGCGGGCCTCACCAGGGAAGCGGACCCGCTGGAATTCTGGCTGGTCCTGGATGAAGCGGTCATCCGCCGGCCGATCGGCAGTCCCGAGGTGATGAAAGCCCAACTCCATCACCTCATCGACATGGCAGAGCGCCCGAACATCACGCTTCAACTGCTGCCCTTCAACAAGGGCGGTCACCCGGGCCTCGGTGGCAGCTTCAGCCTGCTGGAATTCGAGGTTGATCCGACGGTCGTCTACGTCGAAAGCCTCGGCGGGAACCTCTACTTGGAAAAGCGAAACGACGTACGACAGTTCGTCGGCTGGATCGATCTGTTGCGGGCCACGGCGCTGGCCCCTGACGACACGACGGCGCTACTCGCACGCGCCGCAGAGGAGATGTGA
- a CDS encoding DUF4913 domain-containing protein — protein sequence MSEDTPTLDGVAEDVEDLRAIVDGFASQLEHNTKQVHQLANVVASVKAEGEGEGGQDDSKKEKPKTPPFILRLSGDEYDTELAALADWVANLLVPTYLVEVSSTSPWCASWWAHPAAVARFHAAWLAWQELTDPETCGRTGPSVWHRDHLDPMVAQLRDSSGPFGGCMTNPDRPQHSELPTPPVDRLPVRAAAAEAEPEPVDA from the coding sequence ATGAGTGAGGACACTCCGACGCTCGACGGCGTCGCCGAGGACGTGGAGGACCTGCGGGCCATCGTCGACGGCTTCGCCTCTCAACTGGAGCACAACACCAAGCAGGTGCACCAACTCGCCAACGTCGTTGCCTCCGTCAAGGCGGAGGGGGAGGGGGAGGGCGGCCAGGACGACAGTAAGAAGGAGAAGCCCAAGACTCCGCCGTTCATCCTGCGGCTGTCGGGTGACGAGTACGACACCGAGTTGGCCGCCCTCGCTGACTGGGTGGCCAACCTCCTGGTGCCCACGTACCTCGTTGAGGTCTCCTCGACCTCGCCCTGGTGCGCGAGCTGGTGGGCACACCCGGCGGCGGTCGCCCGGTTTCACGCCGCGTGGTTGGCATGGCAGGAACTCACCGATCCGGAGACGTGCGGCCGTACCGGGCCGTCCGTCTGGCACCGTGACCACTTGGACCCGATGGTGGCTCAACTCCGGGACTCGTCCGGACCGTTCGGGGGCTGCATGACCAACCCGGACCGACCGCAGCACAGCGAATTGCCGACACCTCCGGTAGACCGGCTGCCGGTCCGGGCTGCGGCTGCCGAGGCGGAACCGGAACCGGTGGACGCCTAG
- a CDS encoding type IV secretory system conjugative DNA transfer family protein, with amino-acid sequence MNDNGTGSGGGIAAPAAILGVVFGGGGLYLAGCLGGTLGVFVVGGGWAWPGASVQSVFRLLGSGPGALWPGHATAATVGMVVLLVLVLALLGAGAWYVWRRWFSHRPGLASLREMAPLSPKAMTAKARELRPSLDGVKAATLPDDTGVLLGNLDQSHGPELRASWEDVILAIMAPRSGKSTALAIPAVLRAPGAVLFTSNKIGEREVYNVTKAERARVGTVWTIDPQGITHTDRSLWWNMLAGARTIEGAGRLASHFIAATTDEKSRGDFWMGAAKNLLTALFHAAAVSGGSVADVLAWLSTPSDRGPVNALKAARKEALAQQLASTVAGAADTRDGIYETARQCVACLLDPETLAWVTPDPRAKEFRPADFVRTRDTLYLLSKDGGGSAAGVIAAAADAVLRAAMAAAERAGGRLDAPLVAVLDEAANVCRIEDLPDLYSHLGSRGVVPMTILQSYRQGVRVWGEAGMDALWSAATVKALGSGLDDADFAEDVSRLVGEHKVHESSVSHGSSGRSVSTSRRRERVMEAAEIRALPKGRALLLATGVRVGMIRLRPWYLEAGAAERTASAREETRRIAERASRKVIEA; translated from the coding sequence GTGAACGACAACGGCACGGGGTCCGGGGGCGGCATTGCCGCCCCTGCGGCCATTCTGGGCGTGGTCTTCGGCGGGGGAGGGCTGTACCTGGCCGGCTGTTTGGGCGGGACCCTTGGCGTCTTCGTCGTCGGCGGCGGCTGGGCCTGGCCGGGCGCCTCGGTGCAGTCGGTGTTCCGCCTCCTCGGCAGCGGCCCGGGTGCCCTGTGGCCGGGGCACGCGACGGCCGCCACGGTCGGCATGGTCGTGCTCCTGGTCCTGGTGCTCGCGCTCCTCGGCGCGGGCGCCTGGTACGTCTGGCGTCGGTGGTTCTCTCATCGGCCCGGCCTGGCGAGCCTGCGGGAGATGGCGCCGCTGTCGCCCAAGGCGATGACGGCAAAGGCTCGCGAGCTGCGGCCCTCGCTGGACGGAGTGAAGGCGGCGACGTTGCCGGACGACACGGGGGTGTTGCTCGGCAACCTCGACCAGTCGCACGGCCCCGAACTCCGCGCGTCGTGGGAGGACGTGATCTTGGCAATCATGGCGCCTCGCTCGGGCAAGAGCACGGCGCTGGCGATTCCGGCCGTCCTGCGGGCGCCGGGCGCGGTCCTGTTCACGAGCAACAAGATCGGTGAGCGGGAGGTCTACAACGTCACCAAAGCCGAGCGGGCGCGGGTGGGGACGGTCTGGACGATCGACCCTCAGGGCATCACGCATACGGATCGCTCGCTGTGGTGGAACATGCTGGCGGGCGCCCGCACCATCGAGGGCGCCGGCCGTCTCGCAAGCCACTTCATCGCGGCGACCACGGATGAGAAAAGCCGCGGTGACTTCTGGATGGGCGCCGCAAAGAATCTGCTGACGGCGCTGTTCCACGCGGCGGCCGTCTCCGGGGGCTCGGTGGCGGACGTGCTGGCCTGGCTGTCCACTCCCTCGGACCGAGGGCCGGTGAACGCACTCAAGGCGGCCCGTAAAGAGGCGCTGGCCCAACAGCTCGCCAGTACCGTGGCGGGCGCGGCGGACACCCGGGACGGCATCTATGAGACGGCCCGTCAGTGTGTCGCCTGCCTGCTCGACCCTGAGACTCTGGCGTGGGTCACTCCCGACCCCCGGGCAAAGGAGTTCCGGCCGGCCGACTTCGTACGCACCCGGGACACCCTCTATCTGCTGTCCAAGGACGGCGGCGGGTCGGCGGCCGGTGTCATCGCGGCGGCGGCTGACGCCGTGCTCCGCGCCGCGATGGCCGCCGCCGAGCGGGCGGGGGGCCGGTTGGACGCTCCGTTGGTCGCGGTGCTCGATGAGGCGGCGAACGTGTGTCGGATCGAGGATCTGCCCGACCTGTACTCGCACCTCGGCTCGCGCGGTGTCGTCCCCATGACCATCTTGCAGAGCTACCGCCAGGGGGTCCGGGTGTGGGGTGAGGCGGGCATGGATGCGCTGTGGTCGGCCGCCACGGTCAAGGCCCTGGGGTCCGGTCTGGATGACGCGGACTTCGCCGAGGACGTGAGCCGCCTCGTGGGTGAGCACAAGGTTCACGAGTCTTCGGTGAGCCACGGCTCATCGGGTCGCAGCGTCAGCACCTCGCGCCGCCGCGAGCGGGTCATGGAAGCTGCCGAAATCCGGGCGCTGCCCAAGGGTCGGGCTCTGCTGCTGGCCACGGGTGTACGGGTCGGCATGATCCGGCTGCGGCCCTGGTATCTCGAAGCGGGCGCGGCCGAGCGGACAGCGTCCGCCAGGGAAGAAACCCGGCGGATCGCCGAGCGGGCCTCTCGGAAGGTGATCGAAGCATGA
- a CDS encoding relaxase/mobilization nuclease domain-containing protein, whose translation MIPKKAKAGARTAGLLYYLYGPGKANEHTDPHMVAAWDAGVLDPARSSGATIPSLAMLLDAPVFGLEGKAPDQHVCHVPVRLDPGDRMLTDAEWKDVAREIMDASGIAKKGDPMGARWVAVRHADDHIHIVATLARQDGRPPDVRRDMVRMQARARELEIRFGLRRLTSGDKTAKQWPTTAELEKSKRQGRDVPPRVTLQEKVRQAAAGSRSDADFFAAVKRAGLRLKTRTAPDGTVTGYSVALPGDRTAGGRAVWFSGSRLAPDLSLPRVRERWNGAPASAMAANAGQINSQAAAWQLAAEHVHQAAAVLGQAGNEAGAGEMVALADFLTTYAAQAPAAVRDELRDAARAFERAGRAPTSRRMDSQASAHLRAATQLLAMGASAIASGGEAAAAIAVLVAVALAVAAAMKWHQAAKHAAQEHAAAQAGTHLRAATEVAHGANAGTRAGRGRRATWQRTAMQPGGPALVEAYAPVIREAIPHLAENVLGEAAWPALAATLRQAENAGYNPARVLTEVTAQRPLGDAESTAEVLVWRLQRRMDSDIRSNSTQTQSPALQTATTPTDTTGSTGEPYTPTSSKKSDDDGEETPTAPTTPPPVVGRGLAAESTPLGGPDALTLGEAVRQAVPAHAAAVLADPASANLAAYLIKATSEGHQPVGLLAEVAGARDLADADSVAQVLTWRVQGRLRRDAQPAGLPRTSGRRTTTAPTTPTATGERTAAERAAQEAANRRTRARGPGR comes from the coding sequence GAAGGCAAGGCGCCAGATCAGCACGTCTGCCACGTACCGGTACGGCTGGACCCAGGCGACCGAATGTTGACCGATGCCGAGTGGAAGGACGTTGCGCGAGAGATTATGGACGCGTCCGGCATCGCCAAGAAGGGCGATCCGATGGGCGCCCGATGGGTGGCCGTCCGGCACGCCGACGACCATATTCACATCGTGGCCACGCTCGCCCGGCAGGACGGCCGGCCACCGGACGTACGACGGGACATGGTGCGGATGCAGGCACGCGCGCGCGAACTGGAGATCCGTTTCGGACTCCGGCGACTGACAAGCGGAGACAAGACCGCGAAGCAATGGCCGACGACCGCGGAACTGGAGAAGAGCAAGCGCCAGGGCCGCGATGTGCCACCCAGGGTGACTCTGCAAGAGAAGGTGCGCCAGGCCGCCGCCGGATCCCGATCCGATGCCGATTTCTTCGCGGCCGTCAAGCGTGCGGGGCTCCGACTCAAGACCCGTACCGCGCCGGATGGCACGGTGACCGGCTACTCGGTAGCGCTGCCCGGCGACCGCACAGCCGGAGGCCGCGCCGTCTGGTTTTCCGGCAGCCGGCTCGCCCCCGACCTGTCGTTGCCACGTGTCCGAGAACGATGGAACGGGGCGCCCGCCTCGGCCATGGCCGCCAACGCCGGACAGATCAATAGCCAGGCCGCCGCATGGCAGCTTGCCGCCGAGCACGTGCACCAGGCCGCCGCCGTCCTCGGCCAAGCGGGCAACGAAGCAGGTGCCGGGGAAATGGTCGCCCTGGCCGACTTCCTGACGACCTACGCCGCCCAGGCCCCCGCAGCGGTCCGCGATGAACTACGCGACGCGGCCCGCGCGTTTGAACGCGCCGGACGCGCCCCCACCAGCCGCCGCATGGACAGCCAGGCGAGCGCCCACCTACGGGCAGCCACACAGCTACTCGCCATGGGGGCCAGCGCCATCGCCAGCGGAGGCGAGGCCGCCGCAGCCATCGCGGTTTTGGTGGCCGTCGCCCTGGCCGTCGCCGCCGCGATGAAGTGGCACCAGGCCGCCAAGCACGCGGCCCAGGAGCACGCGGCAGCCCAGGCCGGTACTCACTTGCGCGCCGCCACCGAGGTAGCCCACGGCGCGAACGCCGGCACCCGCGCCGGACGAGGACGCCGGGCCACCTGGCAGCGCACGGCCATGCAGCCGGGCGGCCCCGCCCTGGTCGAGGCGTACGCGCCCGTCATTCGGGAGGCGATCCCGCACCTGGCGGAAAACGTCCTCGGCGAGGCCGCATGGCCCGCCCTGGCCGCGACACTTCGGCAGGCGGAAAACGCCGGGTACAACCCCGCCCGTGTGCTCACCGAGGTGACGGCACAGCGCCCACTCGGCGACGCCGAGAGCACGGCCGAGGTGTTGGTCTGGCGACTGCAACGGCGGATGGACAGCGACATCCGCAGCAACTCCACCCAGACCCAGAGCCCGGCCCTCCAGACTGCGACCACGCCCACCGACACGACCGGCAGCACTGGAGAGCCCTACACGCCCACGTCGTCGAAGAAGTCGGACGATGACGGAGAGGAAACCCCCACCGCGCCGACGACGCCGCCCCCCGTTGTCGGTCGCGGACTGGCCGCCGAGTCCACCCCCCTCGGCGGCCCCGACGCGCTCACCCTCGGCGAGGCCGTGCGCCAGGCCGTCCCCGCGCACGCGGCGGCCGTGCTCGCCGACCCCGCCTCGGCGAACCTGGCCGCCTACCTCATCAAGGCGACCAGCGAGGGCCACCAGCCGGTTGGACTTCTGGCCGAAGTGGCCGGGGCCCGCGACCTGGCCGACGCCGACAGCGTGGCCCAGGTACTCACCTGGCGAGTGCAAGGCCGCTTGCGCCGTGACGCACAGCCCGCCGGGCTCCCCCGAACCTCAGGAAGGCGGACGACCACCGCGCCGACGACACCGACCGCAACAGGCGAGCGCACAGCGGCCGAGCGGGCCGCCCAAGAGGCGGCGAACCGCCGCACCCGGGCCCGTGGACCAGGGAGGTAA
- a CDS encoding helix-turn-helix domain-containing protein — translation MRPQPPGVFRPSVLAELRTRAQLSRAELALLARVSPETVRAAETGMRSPSARVLRALAEALAVPVDQLCPVGRAAPTLKQLRRRTGQTQKETAEAIGVSGQMVSRVEAGVYGVRDPVRWAAGYQVSPSEWTAAWEAGKEARRKEIKGRKPGRRGGTACQPSSQPEPPQQSEG, via the coding sequence ATGAGGCCACAGCCCCCCGGAGTCTTCCGGCCCTCCGTGCTCGCCGAACTGCGGACGCGGGCCCAACTCAGCCGCGCAGAACTGGCGTTGCTCGCGCGGGTCAGTCCCGAGACCGTGCGCGCGGCCGAGACCGGGATGCGCAGCCCCTCGGCTCGGGTGCTCCGCGCTCTGGCCGAGGCCCTGGCCGTTCCCGTCGATCAGCTCTGCCCTGTGGGGAGGGCGGCGCCGACACTCAAGCAGTTGAGACGCCGGACCGGACAGACACAGAAGGAGACCGCCGAGGCCATTGGTGTAAGTGGCCAGATGGTCAGCCGAGTTGAGGCGGGGGTTTACGGGGTGCGCGACCCGGTTCGATGGGCGGCCGGCTACCAGGTCAGCCCCTCGGAGTGGACAGCCGCGTGGGAGGCCGGCAAGGAAGCACGGCGCAAAGAGATCAAGGGACGAAAGCCAGGACGAAGGGGAGGGACCGCGTGTCAACCAAGCTCGCAGCCGGAGCCGCCGCAGCAGTCGGAGGGCTGA